In Raphanus sativus cultivar WK10039 chromosome 5, ASM80110v3, whole genome shotgun sequence, the following proteins share a genomic window:
- the LOC130512762 gene encoding universal stress protein A-like protein: MEREPTRVMVAVNESTIKGKPHPSISSKRAFEWTLEKMVRSNTSDFKILLLHVHVVDEDGFDEVDSIYASPDDFRDMRESNKSKGLHLLEFFVTKCHEIGVSCEAWIKKGDPKDVICQEVSRVRPDLLVLGSRGLGRFQKVFVGTVSGFCVKHAECPVLTIKRNADETPSDPADD, from the exons ATGGAGAGGGAGCCGACACGAGTGATGGTGGCTGTGAATGAATCGACAATCAAAGGGAAGCCTCACCCTTCGATAAGCAGCAAAAGAGCTTTCGAATGGACTCTGGAGAAAATGGTCCGATCCAACACTAGCGATTTCAAGATTCTCTTGCTACATGTACATGTTGTGGACGAAGACGGTTTTGATGAGGTAGACAGCATATATGCGTCTCCTGATGATTTCAGAGACATGAGAGAGTCTAACAAGTCTAAAGGTCTTCACCTTCTCGAGTTTTTCGTTACAAAATGTCATGAGATTGGG GTTAGTTGCGAGGCATGGATCAAGAAAGGTGATCCAAAGGACGTTATATGCCAAGAAGTTAGCCGCGTCCGACCAGATCTTCTTGTTTTGGGAAGCCGTGGTCTAGGCCGCTTCCAAAA GGTCTTTGTGGGGACTGTGAGTGGGTTCTGTGTGAAGCATGCTGAGTGTCCAGTCCTCACGATCAAACGCAATGCCGATGAAACTCCCAGTGATCCTGCTGATGACTAA